One Curtobacterium sp. MCLR17_007 DNA window includes the following coding sequences:
- a CDS encoding polyprenyl synthetase family protein has protein sequence MTDEAATVAHIDLALVDDCLERFFTVSSARAQAFGRPSEELWRVLRKASMGGKRFRPRMVLTAYAGLGGTDVHAAANVGAAYELLHTALVVHDDVIDRDWSRRGQPNVAGSFRDNGTTGGLPLPTAEHRGMSAAVIAGDLALAGAPRFIEASGADAGRRARLLDLFDDAVFASAAGEMADVDLTHGVMPTVDEVLAMERAKTSVYSFEAPLQSGAVLAGAPETVVAALGAFGREIGIAYQVVDDLLGVFGDEAATGKTAIGDLREGKRTMLIAYAATTECWAELAPYLGDPDLTEERAAEMRRLLVHCGAHDAALARVREHTALARAELAALPYDLAVRLEALVSELVERVR, from the coding sequence ATGACGGACGAAGCGGCCACCGTGGCGCACATCGACCTCGCCCTGGTCGACGACTGCCTGGAGCGCTTCTTCACCGTGTCGTCGGCCCGTGCCCAGGCGTTCGGACGCCCCTCCGAGGAACTCTGGCGCGTGCTGCGCAAGGCCAGCATGGGCGGCAAGCGTTTCCGCCCCCGCATGGTGTTGACGGCCTACGCCGGACTCGGCGGGACCGACGTGCACGCGGCCGCCAACGTCGGGGCCGCGTACGAACTCCTGCACACCGCACTCGTGGTCCACGACGACGTGATCGACCGCGACTGGTCCCGCCGCGGGCAGCCGAACGTCGCCGGGTCCTTCCGCGACAACGGCACGACCGGCGGGCTGCCGCTGCCGACCGCCGAGCACCGCGGCATGAGCGCCGCCGTCATCGCCGGCGACCTGGCGCTCGCCGGTGCGCCACGCTTCATCGAGGCCAGCGGTGCCGACGCTGGCCGTCGTGCGCGGCTGCTCGACCTGTTCGACGACGCGGTGTTCGCGAGCGCCGCGGGCGAGATGGCCGACGTCGACCTGACCCACGGCGTGATGCCCACGGTGGACGAAGTGCTCGCGATGGAGCGGGCGAAGACCAGCGTGTACTCCTTCGAGGCGCCGCTGCAGTCCGGTGCGGTGCTCGCGGGCGCCCCGGAGACGGTGGTCGCCGCGCTGGGGGCCTTCGGCCGGGAGATCGGCATCGCCTACCAGGTGGTCGACGACCTGCTCGGGGTCTTCGGCGACGAGGCCGCGACGGGCAAGACCGCCATCGGTGACCTGCGCGAGGGCAAGCGCACCATGCTCATCGCCTACGCGGCGACCACGGAGTGCTGGGCCGAGCTGGCGCCGTACCTCGGCGACCCGGACCTGACCGAGGAGCGCGCGGCCGAGATGCGCCGCCTGCTCGTGCACTGCGGCGCCCACGACGCCGCGCTGGCCCGCGTCCGCGAGCACACCGCGCTGGCCCGTGCCGAACTCGCTGCGCTGCCCTACGACCTCGCCGTCCGGCTCGAGGCCCTCGTGTCCGAGCTGGTGGAGCGCGTCCGGTGA
- a CDS encoding phytoene/squalene synthase family protein, whose product MSTDHTGSTHAARLPLYDATAEAASSVVIDRYSTSFGLASRLLTKDIREHIKNVYALVRVADEVVDGPATEAGLDPALARTVLDELEQDTERAIAHGFSVNPVVHAFARTARTTGFGAELTRPFFASMRMDLEQTEHDDASFDTYVYGSAEVVGLMCLRAFVYRAGTPTFDATVLVDGARALGAAFQKVNFLRDLHADFEVLGRSYFPGVDVRTFDETTKRRLVADVQADLDTAARTVPLLPKDARNAVGLAHALFQELNDRIAATPADRLITTRVRVPNPVKARLAAQVLAGRAPLRSRTRTTTRPGGSR is encoded by the coding sequence GTGAGCACCGACCACACCGGAAGCACGCACGCCGCGCGGCTCCCGCTCTACGACGCCACGGCCGAGGCGGCGTCCTCCGTCGTCATCGACCGGTACTCCACGTCCTTCGGGCTCGCCAGTCGGTTGCTCACCAAGGACATCCGCGAGCACATCAAGAACGTCTACGCCCTGGTCCGCGTGGCCGACGAGGTCGTCGACGGCCCCGCGACCGAGGCCGGGCTCGACCCGGCCCTCGCGCGCACCGTCCTCGACGAACTCGAGCAGGACACCGAGCGTGCGATCGCACACGGGTTCTCGGTGAACCCGGTCGTGCACGCCTTCGCCCGCACCGCCCGGACGACCGGGTTCGGTGCCGAGCTGACGCGTCCGTTCTTCGCGTCGATGCGGATGGACCTCGAGCAGACCGAGCACGACGACGCCTCGTTCGACACCTACGTGTACGGCTCGGCCGAGGTCGTCGGGCTCATGTGCCTGCGTGCGTTCGTGTACCGCGCGGGCACCCCGACGTTCGACGCCACCGTGCTCGTCGACGGCGCTCGGGCGCTCGGAGCCGCCTTCCAGAAGGTCAACTTCCTGCGCGACCTGCACGCCGACTTCGAGGTGCTGGGACGCTCGTACTTCCCCGGCGTCGACGTCCGCACCTTCGACGAGACCACCAAGCGCCGGCTCGTCGCCGACGTGCAGGCCGACCTCGACACCGCGGCGCGCACCGTCCCCCTGCTGCCGAAGGACGCCCGCAACGCGGTCGGTCTCGCGCACGCGCTGTTCCAAGAGCTCAACGACCGGATCGCCGCCACCCCGGCGGACCGGCTGATCACCACGCGCGTGCGCGTCCCGAACCCGGTGAAGGCGCGGCTCGCCGCGCAGGTGCTCGCCGGACGCGCACCGCTCCGTTCACGAACCCGCACCACCACCCGCCCTGGAGGCTCCCGATGA
- the crtI gene encoding phytoene desaturase family protein, protein MTPPRASSQESTRKVPVRRAVVIGGGISGLASAALLARDGFAVTVLEQRTQLGGRAGSWERDGFRFDTGPSWYLMPEVFDHFFQLLGTSADEQLDLVKLDPGYRVYSEGHDEPIDLRASREDNLALFESIEPGAGARMAKYLDSAADTYDMAVRRFLYGTFQDLRKLAAPDVLLRMGKLARLLLQPLSSFAATAVRDRRLWQVLGYPAVFLGTSPYAAPSMYHLMSHLDLADGVLYPKGGITEVISAVERVARAEGAQIVTGAQVERIAVTDGHVTGVVHRDDHGEQHVTPADVVVSAADLRHTEMQLLDREHRTHDESHWAKRDPGPSAVLVYLGVDGPVPGLLHHTLMFTADWKANFGAVFGADRHVPDPASIYVCAPSETDPTVAPAGTSNLFILVPLPADVGIGKGGIDGAGDDEVERIADRAIDVVAERSGVPDLRDRIRVRRTIGPRDFADDYNAWSGSMLGPAHTLRQSAFFREGNASAKVAGLYYAGSSTIPGIGLPMCLISAEVLLKRIHGDTSTEPLPTPLTPADGVPPRPAGRAPRTTAPATAAG, encoded by the coding sequence ATGACCCCGCCACGAGCCTCCAGTCAGGAGTCCACGCGCAAGGTGCCCGTCCGCCGCGCCGTCGTGATCGGCGGTGGCATCAGCGGACTCGCCTCCGCAGCGCTGCTGGCGCGGGACGGTTTCGCCGTCACCGTGCTCGAACAGCGCACCCAGCTCGGCGGCCGTGCCGGGTCGTGGGAGCGGGACGGCTTCCGGTTCGACACCGGGCCGTCCTGGTACCTCATGCCCGAGGTGTTCGACCACTTCTTCCAGCTGCTCGGCACCAGCGCCGACGAACAGCTCGACCTGGTGAAGCTCGACCCGGGCTACCGCGTCTACAGCGAGGGCCACGACGAGCCGATCGACCTGCGGGCGTCGCGCGAGGACAACCTCGCGCTGTTCGAGTCGATCGAACCCGGGGCCGGCGCGCGGATGGCGAAGTACCTCGACTCGGCGGCCGACACGTACGACATGGCTGTGCGTCGCTTCCTGTACGGCACGTTCCAGGACCTCCGGAAGCTCGCCGCGCCCGACGTGCTGCTGCGCATGGGCAAGCTCGCCCGCCTGCTGCTGCAGCCGCTGTCGTCGTTCGCCGCGACCGCCGTGCGGGACCGTCGGCTCTGGCAGGTCCTCGGCTACCCGGCGGTGTTCCTCGGCACCAGCCCGTACGCGGCGCCGAGCATGTACCACCTGATGAGCCACCTCGACCTGGCCGACGGCGTGCTCTACCCGAAGGGCGGCATCACCGAGGTCATCTCCGCCGTCGAACGGGTCGCCCGTGCCGAGGGTGCGCAGATCGTCACCGGCGCCCAGGTCGAGCGCATCGCGGTGACCGACGGCCACGTCACCGGGGTCGTGCACCGCGACGACCACGGTGAGCAGCACGTGACGCCGGCGGACGTCGTCGTCAGCGCGGCCGACCTGCGGCACACCGAGATGCAGCTGCTCGACCGCGAGCACCGCACCCACGACGAGTCGCACTGGGCGAAGCGCGACCCGGGTCCCTCGGCCGTGCTCGTCTACCTCGGGGTCGACGGTCCCGTGCCGGGCCTCCTGCACCACACGCTGATGTTCACCGCGGACTGGAAGGCGAACTTCGGCGCGGTGTTCGGCGCCGATCGCCATGTGCCGGACCCCGCCTCGATCTACGTCTGCGCGCCGTCGGAGACCGACCCGACCGTCGCCCCGGCCGGCACGAGCAACCTGTTCATCCTCGTGCCGCTGCCCGCCGACGTCGGCATCGGCAAGGGCGGCATCGACGGCGCCGGTGACGACGAGGTCGAGCGGATCGCCGACCGCGCCATCGACGTCGTCGCCGAGCGCTCCGGTGTGCCCGACCTGCGCGACCGGATCCGGGTGCGCCGGACCATCGGGCCGCGGGACTTCGCCGACGACTACAACGCCTGGAGCGGGTCGATGCTCGGCCCGGCGCACACCCTGCGGCAGAGCGCGTTCTTCCGCGAGGGCAACGCCTCGGCCAAGGTCGCCGGGCTGTACTACGCGGGCTCCTCGACGATCCCGGGCATCGGGCTGCCGATGTGCCTGATCTCCGCCGAGGTGCTGCTCAAGCGCATCCACGGCGACACCTCGACCGAGCCGCTGCCGACGCCCCTGACGCCGGCCGACGGCGTCCCACCGCGACCCGCCGGGCGGGCGCCTCGCACCACGGCGCCCGCGACGGCCGCTGGGTGA
- a CDS encoding lycopene cyclase domain-containing protein → MPGLYLLGLLVSLTGMVVLDARFRLFFWRAPWRATAVMVVGVAFFMLWDVVGVALGIFFIGPTRLLTGVLLAPDVPLEELFFLLLLCYTTMNLTGFVRPLVARALARGSDS, encoded by the coding sequence ATGCCCGGTCTCTACCTGCTCGGACTGCTCGTCTCGCTGACGGGCATGGTCGTGCTCGACGCCCGCTTCCGGCTGTTCTTCTGGCGGGCGCCGTGGCGCGCCACGGCCGTGATGGTCGTCGGGGTGGCGTTCTTCATGCTCTGGGACGTCGTCGGGGTCGCGCTGGGCATCTTCTTCATCGGCCCGACACGACTGCTCACCGGCGTGCTGCTCGCGCCGGACGTGCCGCTCGAGGAGCTCTTCTTCCTGCTCCTGCTCTGCTACACGACGATGAACCTGACCGGGTTCGTGCGGCCCCTGGTGGCGCGCGCACTGGCCCGGGGGAGCGACTCGTGA
- a CDS encoding lycopene cyclase domain-containing protein, with translation MTGTGTYALLAVPFIVVAVLAAVAAGIVAARRSGSRGRAVSGRRIAMVSGIVAGVALLVMTVVFNNVIVTLGIVAYDPARISGARIGAFPIEDLAYAIAAAFLLPALWVLFDRTGGRDRVPVTGAVPDTQPHPEPEDPR, from the coding sequence GTGACCGGCACCGGGACGTACGCGCTGCTCGCGGTGCCGTTCATCGTCGTGGCCGTCCTGGCCGCCGTCGCCGCGGGGATCGTCGCGGCACGACGTTCCGGCTCCCGCGGGCGAGCAGTCAGCGGGCGCCGGATCGCGATGGTCAGCGGGATCGTGGCCGGGGTCGCCCTGCTCGTGATGACCGTCGTCTTCAACAACGTGATCGTGACGCTCGGCATCGTCGCCTACGACCCGGCGCGGATCAGCGGGGCGCGCATCGGCGCCTTCCCGATCGAGGACCTGGCGTACGCGATCGCCGCCGCCTTCCTGCTGCCCGCGCTCTGGGTGCTGTTCGACCGCACCGGCGGGCGCGACCGCGTCCCCGTGACCGGCGCCGTGCCCGACACCCAGCCACACCCCGAACCGGAGGACCCGCGATGA
- a CDS encoding prenyltransferase, with protein sequence MTATPASRQSTTRALFVSSRPISWVNTAYPFGAAYLLGSGVGVDGGGGFSLAALLIGVVYFLVPYNLAMYGINDVFDYESDLRNPRKGGVEGALLDKSVHRTTLWAVVVTNVPFLVALVLLGGPWSWFVLAISVFAVIAYSAPGLRFKEKPFLDSLTSSTHFVSPAIYGLALAGPQWTGQLVAVCIAFFLWGVASHAFGAVQDVLADRAGGIGSVATVIGARATVRLAFVAYVVAGIALLFSAFPGPIAAVVVIPYALNVLPWWNVTDDAAESANAGWKRFLWINYLAGFIVTMALIVYAFTH encoded by the coding sequence ATGACGGCGACCCCTGCCTCCCGGCAGTCCACCACGCGCGCGCTGTTCGTGTCGTCCCGGCCGATCAGCTGGGTGAACACCGCCTACCCGTTCGGCGCCGCGTACCTGCTCGGCAGCGGTGTCGGGGTCGACGGCGGCGGTGGCTTCTCGCTCGCCGCGCTGCTGATCGGCGTCGTGTACTTCCTCGTGCCCTACAACCTGGCGATGTACGGGATCAACGACGTCTTCGACTACGAGTCCGACCTGCGCAACCCGCGCAAGGGCGGGGTCGAGGGCGCCCTGCTCGACAAGAGCGTGCACCGCACCACGCTGTGGGCCGTCGTCGTGACGAACGTGCCGTTCCTGGTCGCGCTCGTCCTGCTGGGCGGTCCCTGGTCGTGGTTCGTGCTGGCGATCAGTGTGTTCGCCGTCATCGCCTACTCCGCTCCCGGGCTGCGCTTCAAGGAGAAGCCGTTCCTGGACTCGCTGACGTCGTCGACCCACTTCGTGTCGCCGGCGATCTACGGCCTCGCGCTCGCCGGACCGCAGTGGACCGGGCAGCTCGTGGCGGTGTGCATCGCGTTCTTCCTGTGGGGTGTCGCCTCACATGCGTTCGGTGCGGTGCAGGACGTGCTCGCTGACCGGGCCGGCGGCATCGGCTCCGTCGCGACCGTGATCGGCGCGCGGGCGACCGTCCGTCTGGCCTTCGTGGCGTACGTCGTCGCGGGCATCGCGCTGCTGTTCTCGGCCTTCCCCGGGCCGATCGCCGCCGTCGTGGTGATCCCGTACGCGCTGAACGTGCTGCCGTGGTGGAACGTCACCGACGACGCGGCCGAGTCCGCGAACGCGGGCTGGAAGCGCTTCCTGTGGATCAACTACCTGGCGGGCTTCATCGTCACGATGGCGCTCATCGTCTACGCGTTCACCCACTGA
- a CDS encoding Gfo/Idh/MocA family oxidoreductase yields the protein MTVRIIHVGLGGWGGSWAREAIPAVSEVQVVGIVDPSADTLQAVRTDLGLPESAAFPSLTAALAAVDADAVVVTAPAVTHVPLALEALDAGKHVLVEKPFANTADEAAAAVHRAEERGLVLQVSQNYRFYPAPQVVRDLLRTDAVGELSAINVDFRQWDNDRPFADHPHYRFPHAMFNDMAIHHVDLLRMVTGQEAVRVFAKATYPSFSKYQDEAVASMLIEMQDGLVVSYRGSWLSRAEHTAWAGEWSIQGEDGELQFTSRAGEPGDVSGDVVTVRRPGDTTATSVELPTAEHHDRQGQLQAFARSIEGGPAPETSGRDNLRSLALMEAATRSAASGLPEDVVVPS from the coding sequence ATGACGGTCCGCATCATCCACGTCGGTCTCGGAGGGTGGGGCGGCAGCTGGGCCCGCGAAGCCATCCCCGCCGTGTCGGAAGTCCAGGTGGTCGGGATCGTCGACCCGAGTGCCGACACGCTGCAGGCGGTGCGGACGGACCTCGGGCTGCCGGAGTCGGCGGCGTTCCCCTCGCTCACCGCAGCGCTCGCCGCGGTCGACGCCGACGCCGTGGTCGTCACCGCGCCGGCCGTCACCCACGTGCCGCTCGCGCTCGAAGCGCTGGACGCCGGCAAGCACGTCCTGGTCGAGAAGCCGTTCGCCAACACCGCCGACGAAGCCGCCGCAGCGGTCCACCGTGCCGAGGAACGCGGGCTCGTGCTGCAGGTCAGCCAGAACTACCGGTTCTACCCGGCGCCGCAGGTGGTCCGCGACCTGCTGCGCACGGACGCCGTGGGCGAGCTCTCGGCGATCAACGTCGACTTCCGCCAGTGGGACAACGACCGGCCCTTCGCCGACCACCCGCACTACCGGTTCCCGCACGCGATGTTCAACGACATGGCGATCCACCACGTCGACCTGCTCCGCATGGTCACCGGGCAGGAAGCCGTGCGGGTCTTCGCCAAGGCGACCTACCCGTCGTTCAGCAAGTACCAGGACGAAGCGGTCGCGTCGATGCTCATCGAGATGCAGGACGGCCTCGTCGTGAGCTACCGCGGCAGCTGGCTGAGCCGCGCCGAGCACACGGCGTGGGCGGGCGAGTGGAGCATCCAGGGCGAGGACGGCGAGCTGCAGTTCACCAGCCGTGCGGGCGAGCCGGGCGACGTCAGCGGCGACGTCGTGACCGTGCGACGACCGGGCGACACGACTGCGACGTCGGTCGAGCTGCCCACCGCTGAGCACCACGACCGGCAGGGCCAGCTGCAGGCGTTCGCACGGTCGATCGAGGGCGGTCCCGCTCCGGAGACCAGCGGGCGCGACAACCTGCGCAGCCTGGCCCTGATGGAGGCCGCCACCCGCTCCGCCGCGTCCGGCCTGCCCGAGGACGTCGTCGTCCCGTCCTGA
- a CDS encoding YihY/virulence factor BrkB family protein: MADDHGKPAADDSRKPDSPTDLTKPTLKYTLGKTLREFSGDQCTDLAASLTYYTVLALFPGLLAIVSILGLVSDPQKTIDTLLQIVGNIGSNQVVDLIRKPVEGLVRSPAAPITFIVGIVGAIWSASGYVGAFGRAMNRIYNVREGRPIWKLRPTMLGVTVFTVVMLVLGLLALVSGPLARSVGDLIGLGQAAATVLSIVQWPILLVIGIVVIAVLYYWAPNVKQPKFKWVSGGSILALLIWIIASVGFGFYVGNFSNYNATYGSLGGVIVFLLWIWITNNALLFGAEFDAELERGRQLQAGIRAEEDIQLPERDTRQIDKQDEKHAQDVLEAIRIRQTAGREKD; the protein is encoded by the coding sequence ATGGCCGACGACCACGGCAAGCCGGCAGCGGACGACTCCCGCAAGCCGGACAGCCCGACCGACCTGACCAAGCCGACCCTGAAGTACACGCTCGGCAAGACCCTGCGCGAGTTCTCCGGCGACCAGTGCACCGACCTGGCGGCGAGCCTGACCTACTACACGGTGCTGGCGCTGTTCCCCGGCCTGCTGGCGATCGTGTCGATCCTCGGTCTGGTGTCCGACCCGCAGAAGACGATCGACACCCTGTTGCAGATCGTCGGCAACATCGGGTCGAACCAGGTCGTGGACCTGATCCGCAAGCCCGTCGAAGGACTGGTCCGCTCGCCCGCGGCACCGATCACGTTCATCGTCGGCATCGTCGGCGCGATCTGGTCGGCGTCGGGCTACGTCGGTGCCTTCGGCCGGGCGATGAACCGCATCTACAACGTCCGCGAGGGCCGTCCGATCTGGAAGCTGCGCCCGACGATGCTCGGCGTGACGGTGTTCACCGTCGTCATGCTCGTGCTGGGGCTGCTCGCACTGGTCAGCGGTCCGCTCGCCCGCAGTGTCGGCGACCTGATCGGGCTCGGTCAGGCTGCCGCCACCGTCCTGTCGATCGTGCAGTGGCCGATCCTGTTGGTGATCGGCATCGTCGTCATCGCGGTGCTGTACTACTGGGCACCCAACGTCAAGCAGCCCAAGTTCAAGTGGGTCAGCGGCGGCTCGATCCTGGCGCTGCTGATCTGGATCATCGCCAGCGTCGGCTTCGGGTTCTACGTCGGCAACTTCTCGAACTACAACGCCACGTACGGCTCGCTCGGTGGCGTGATCGTGTTCCTGCTGTGGATCTGGATCACGAACAACGCGCTGCTGTTCGGCGCCGAGTTCGACGCCGAGCTCGAGCGTGGACGCCAGCTCCAGGCCGGCATCCGCGCGGAGGAGGACATCCAGCTGCCCGAGCGCGACACCCGGCAGATCGACAAGCAGGACGAGAAGCACGCGCAGGACGTGCTCGAGGCCATCAGGATCCGGCAGACCGCGGGTCGCGAGAAGGACTGA
- a CDS encoding SDR family oxidoreductase: MTQAPPPVRPVALVTGATRGIGRAIAADLGRTHHVLVGGRSADAVAAVVAALPDASPFVGDLGAGEVPPLPDRLDVLVHSAGVEQGTRIADTPRATWEAVFATNVFAVAELTRLALPALRAARGIVVTINSGSGFVSGPGGGVYGASKFALRAVTDALREEERANGVRVSSVHPGRTDSDMQRQLVEKLGEDYDTAYYLAPEDVADAVRTVVDLDERGTIETLSIRPTRRR; the protein is encoded by the coding sequence GTGACGCAAGCACCGCCTCCTGTCCGTCCGGTCGCCCTGGTGACCGGAGCCACCCGCGGCATCGGCCGCGCGATCGCGGCCGATCTCGGCCGCACCCACCACGTGCTCGTCGGTGGACGATCGGCCGACGCCGTCGCTGCGGTCGTGGCCGCGCTGCCCGATGCCTCGCCGTTCGTCGGGGACCTCGGCGCGGGCGAGGTCCCGCCGCTGCCGGACCGCCTCGACGTGCTCGTGCACTCCGCCGGGGTCGAGCAGGGCACCCGGATCGCCGACACCCCGCGAGCCACGTGGGAGGCCGTGTTCGCCACGAACGTCTTCGCCGTCGCCGAGCTCACCCGGCTGGCGCTGCCGGCCCTGCGCGCGGCGCGGGGGATCGTCGTCACCATCAACTCCGGGTCCGGTTTCGTGAGCGGCCCCGGGGGTGGCGTGTACGGCGCGTCGAAGTTCGCGCTGCGCGCCGTCACCGACGCCCTGCGCGAGGAAGAGCGCGCGAACGGCGTGCGGGTGTCGAGCGTGCACCCGGGGCGGACGGACTCGGACATGCAGCGCCAGCTCGTCGAGAAGCTCGGCGAGGACTACGACACCGCCTACTACCTGGCGCCCGAGGACGTCGCCGACGCCGTCCGCACGGTCGTCGACCTGGACGAGCGGGGCACGATCGAGACGCTCTCGATCCGCCCCACCCGTCGGCGCTGA
- a CDS encoding ABC-F family ATP-binding cassette domain-containing protein produces MPTSPSVVLHDLSFTWPDGAVALDHLTTAFGSGRTGLVGRNGAGKSTLVRLVTGRLQPTTGTVTTSGPVDLLPQRLDTGPDDTVADLLGVGPQLRALHAILGGDADPAHFDALGDAWDVEERAALAVADLGIGSDLGRPVATLSGGQAVLVAVAGIRLRGLPIAFLDEPTNNLDRRARAMLLDVVDAWRGTLVVVSHDRELLEHVDEVAELRAGAMTVFGGTFSAFEEHLAVQQAAVEREVRVAAQRHRAEKRQRIEAETTIARRAKAGEKAGRSMPAMFRNEMRKRAEETAGRLRTGHADDEASALATKREAELRLRDDESIHVELPDPRVPASRRIATITVRGRQSIVQGPERIAVGGDNGVGKTTLLEQLVGDPGAREHPLPDTGAVAHVEHIAYLPQRKDSLDDAATVLENVRRRAPDVSTGELRNRLARFLVRGDTVDRPAGALSGGERFRVALAGLVLADPPPQLLVLDEPTNDLDLTSVDQLVDALGAYRGALVVVSHDDTFLERLGLDERIELGTRAG; encoded by the coding sequence ATGCCCACCAGCCCATCCGTCGTCCTGCACGACCTCAGCTTCACCTGGCCCGACGGCGCCGTCGCGCTCGACCACCTCACCACCGCCTTCGGCTCCGGCCGGACCGGACTGGTCGGGAGGAACGGGGCCGGCAAATCCACGCTCGTCCGGCTGGTCACCGGCCGGCTCCAGCCCACGACGGGCACCGTCACGACGTCGGGTCCCGTCGACCTGCTCCCCCAGCGGCTCGACACCGGTCCCGATGACACGGTCGCCGACCTGCTCGGCGTCGGCCCGCAGCTGCGCGCCCTGCACGCGATCCTGGGCGGCGACGCCGACCCGGCGCACTTCGACGCCCTCGGCGACGCGTGGGACGTCGAGGAGCGCGCGGCCCTGGCCGTCGCCGACCTGGGCATCGGCAGCGACCTGGGCCGACCGGTCGCCACGCTGTCCGGGGGTCAGGCCGTGCTCGTCGCGGTCGCCGGGATCCGTCTCCGCGGACTGCCGATCGCGTTCCTCGACGAACCGACGAACAACCTCGACCGACGTGCACGCGCGATGCTGCTCGACGTGGTCGACGCGTGGCGCGGGACGCTGGTCGTCGTCAGCCACGACCGCGAGCTGCTCGAGCACGTCGACGAGGTGGCGGAGCTGCGCGCCGGCGCGATGACGGTGTTCGGGGGCACGTTCTCGGCCTTCGAGGAGCACCTGGCCGTGCAGCAGGCCGCCGTCGAACGCGAGGTGCGGGTCGCCGCCCAGCGCCACCGGGCCGAGAAACGGCAGCGCATCGAGGCCGAGACGACCATCGCCCGCCGTGCAAAGGCGGGCGAGAAGGCCGGGCGGTCGATGCCCGCGATGTTCCGGAACGAGATGCGCAAGCGCGCCGAGGAGACGGCCGGGCGGCTCCGGACGGGTCATGCCGACGACGAGGCCTCCGCGCTGGCGACCAAGCGCGAGGCCGAACTCCGGCTGCGGGACGACGAGTCGATCCACGTCGAGCTGCCCGACCCGCGGGTGCCGGCGTCACGGCGGATCGCCACGATCACGGTGCGCGGCCGGCAGAGCATCGTGCAGGGGCCCGAGCGGATCGCCGTCGGCGGGGACAACGGTGTCGGCAAGACGACCCTGCTCGAGCAGCTGGTCGGGGACCCCGGCGCGCGGGAGCACCCGCTGCCGGACACCGGAGCCGTCGCCCACGTCGAGCACATCGCCTACCTGCCGCAGCGGAAGGACTCCCTCGACGACGCCGCCACCGTGCTCGAGAACGTCCGGCGCCGGGCCCCCGACGTGTCGACCGGCGAGCTGCGGAACCGGCTCGCGCGGTTCCTGGTGCGTGGGGACACCGTCGACCGCCCCGCCGGTGCGCTGTCCGGCGGGGAGCGCTTCCGCGTCGCCCTGGCCGGGCTGGTGCTGGCGGACCCGCCACCGCAGCTGCTGGTCCTCGACGAGCCCACGAACGACCTCGACCTGACGAGCGTCGACCAGCTGGTGGACGCGCTCGGGGCCTACCGCGGCGCGCTGGTCGTCGTCAGTCACGACGACACGTTCCTGGAGCGCCTCGGGCTCGACGAGCGGATCGAGCTGGGCACGCGGGCCGGGTAG